One window of the Halobacillus litoralis genome contains the following:
- a CDS encoding YuzF family protein translates to MNSHNTWKNSAIDPYVYQTLISIHGSSAVVQTTQGSVRGLLKTVMPDHIVVEVTGTPFFVRTDQIIWAFPDQR, encoded by the coding sequence ATGAACTCTCATAACACTTGGAAGAACTCAGCTATCGATCCGTATGTGTACCAAACACTCATCTCGATCCACGGAAGCTCTGCTGTCGTGCAAACGACACAAGGTTCTGTGAGAGGATTATTAAAAACGGTGATGCCGGACCATATAGTAGTCGAAGTGACGGGCACTCCTTTTTTTGTACGGACTGATCAGATCATCTGGGCGTTTCCTGATCAAAGATAG
- a CDS encoding peroxiredoxin family protein, translated as MTTFKLNQDAPDFKLPTVADEIFSFSDILEEGGDEWNLIVYFRGSWCPACMSELDEFNESMSYFEKQNVRLITVTHENKEDLEKMVEKHDFTFPVLLDDQLEFASSYGVHYHDQQAPYEDHGTHAEPAYFLTDEKGKLLYQQRQTSPFGRPHPNEIRKIIQYIKKNLK; from the coding sequence ATGACGACATTCAAATTGAATCAAGATGCTCCAGATTTCAAACTGCCGACTGTAGCTGATGAGATATTCAGCTTTAGTGACATCCTGGAAGAAGGCGGGGATGAATGGAATTTGATCGTTTACTTCCGAGGCTCCTGGTGTCCCGCTTGTATGAGCGAACTGGATGAATTCAATGAAAGTATGAGTTATTTTGAGAAACAAAACGTTCGCTTGATCACCGTGACACATGAGAACAAAGAAGATTTAGAAAAAATGGTGGAGAAGCATGATTTCACCTTTCCTGTACTGCTGGATGATCAGCTTGAATTCGCCTCCAGCTATGGTGTCCATTACCATGATCAGCAAGCGCCTTATGAGGACCACGGCACACATGCGGAACCTGCTTACTTTTTGACAGATGAGAAAGGAAAACTTCTTTATCAACAAAGGCAGACAAGCCCGTTCGGTCGTCCTCATCCAAATGAAATACGCAAAATCATACAATATATCAAAAAGAACCTGAAATAG
- a CDS encoding flavodoxin family protein — protein sequence MSAVKALVLNASLKNSGETSNTEGLAEKVVEILQKEGAETEIIRLSDYHIPYGISADLGEGDEWPGIFEKVKAADIVLIGTPLWLGEKSSLSSIAIERLYGSSSETNEKGQSIFYNKVGGVIITGNEDGAKHAAASVLYGMSNIGFVIPPNADAYWVGEAGPGPSYLEQEGEENEFTQKHIKMLAYNTLHLARFFKENPIPAVGNTINE from the coding sequence ATGTCAGCAGTGAAAGCATTAGTTTTGAACGCATCCCTGAAGAATTCCGGGGAAACATCCAATACAGAAGGACTTGCAGAAAAAGTTGTGGAGATTTTGCAAAAAGAGGGTGCTGAAACGGAAATCATCCGTCTCTCCGATTATCATATCCCATATGGAATTAGTGCAGACCTTGGAGAAGGGGATGAATGGCCGGGGATCTTTGAAAAGGTGAAAGCAGCGGATATTGTGCTTATTGGTACTCCTCTCTGGTTAGGAGAAAAGAGTAGTCTCTCATCGATCGCAATTGAACGGTTATACGGAAGCAGCAGTGAAACAAATGAGAAAGGGCAGTCGATTTTTTATAATAAAGTAGGCGGCGTCATTATCACAGGAAATGAAGATGGGGCGAAACATGCCGCAGCCTCTGTCCTGTACGGCATGTCCAATATTGGTTTCGTCATTCCGCCAAACGCAGATGCCTACTGGGTTGGAGAGGCTGGCCCCGGCCCTTCCTATTTGGAGCAAGAAGGAGAAGAAAATGAATTTACTCAGAAGCATATCAAAATGCTTGCCTATAATACTTTGCATTTAGCCAGGTTTTTCAAAGAGAATCCTATTCCGGCAGTCGGAAATACGATAAATGAATAA
- a CDS encoding DUF7010 family protein, whose translation MDVNQARQELAEHNRKGTPVLCSATIYWSVMFGLSFFIESASLLALIYLYGTGLLLPLGLLIAKVMKIEMYRKINPLSGLSGLIASTPAFMAPLTAYIYLTDPAAMPFAMAIITGAHFFPFAWLYQSKSFVFSPLIMMAASLVSIFTFPDMQFLIIPILMIVSLVGMVVWALSEQKERSELKRMA comes from the coding sequence ATGGACGTCAATCAAGCAAGACAGGAATTAGCAGAGCATAATAGAAAAGGGACTCCGGTTTTATGCAGTGCCACCATCTATTGGAGTGTCATGTTCGGATTAAGTTTCTTCATAGAAAGTGCAAGCTTACTTGCTCTTATTTATTTGTACGGAACAGGTCTTTTACTGCCTCTAGGTCTGCTCATTGCTAAAGTCATGAAAATTGAAATGTACAGAAAAATCAATCCTTTGTCTGGACTCTCAGGGCTCATCGCATCTACACCTGCTTTCATGGCTCCTTTGACCGCCTATATCTACCTGACAGATCCAGCTGCCATGCCTTTTGCGATGGCTATTATTACAGGTGCACACTTCTTTCCTTTTGCCTGGTTATACCAATCGAAATCCTTTGTGTTTTCACCCCTAATCATGATGGCTGCTAGTCTCGTCAGTATTTTTACTTTTCCTGACATGCAGTTTTTAATTATACCGATTTTGATGATTGTGTCGCTTGTTGGGATGGTCGTGTGGGCGTTGTCAGAGCAAAAGGAGCGATCAGAATTGAAACGAATGGCTTAG
- a CDS encoding DUF4871 domain-containing protein: MKKFSLLWLLIFLVACQNAPLNQEDKGTVDGTFKAGSYKMLGDKGRIGFIESTFYAGEDQKYMWHFWGESSELDGSLLVKATHEKTGQEKKVLQVDALSGPNNTADAHIPSLMSLPESGIWLLDAYIGGDYFGTVTVKVYE; the protein is encoded by the coding sequence ATGAAGAAGTTCAGCTTACTTTGGCTGCTTATTTTTCTGGTTGCATGTCAAAACGCCCCCCTGAATCAAGAGGATAAGGGAACAGTAGATGGAACTTTTAAGGCAGGTTCTTACAAGATGCTTGGAGACAAAGGGCGAATCGGGTTTATAGAATCCACCTTCTACGCAGGAGAGGACCAAAAATATATGTGGCATTTTTGGGGCGAATCAAGTGAACTGGATGGTTCGTTATTGGTGAAAGCCACCCACGAAAAAACAGGGCAGGAAAAAAAGGTTCTTCAGGTCGATGCATTAAGCGGTCCGAACAATACAGCGGATGCTCACATACCATCATTAATGAGTCTGCCTGAGAGTGGCATCTGGCTGTTGGATGCCTACATTGGCGGCGATTACTTTGGGACAGTGACTGTGAAAGTGTACGAGTGA
- a CDS encoding GNAT family N-acetyltransferase: MKMEVKELTTEEDVRSAFPIMNELRTHLTEEDYECLVLEAMTKDRYQMFALFVEDEIVAVTGFKPMITLYYGRYVWICDLVTSSDQRSKGYGEKLISHVERWAADQGYGSVALSSGLSRTEAHRFYEEKMDYDKVSYVFRKTWGST; this comes from the coding sequence ATGAAGATGGAAGTGAAAGAATTAACCACAGAAGAAGATGTTCGTTCTGCGTTTCCAATTATGAATGAATTGCGGACGCATTTGACGGAAGAGGATTATGAATGTCTGGTGCTGGAAGCCATGACTAAAGATCGCTATCAAATGTTCGCCCTGTTTGTAGAGGACGAAATTGTAGCAGTTACAGGTTTTAAACCGATGATCACCTTATATTACGGACGTTACGTTTGGATTTGTGACCTTGTCACAAGTTCTGATCAGCGTTCGAAAGGTTATGGAGAAAAGTTGATCAGTCATGTAGAAAGGTGGGCGGCGGACCAGGGCTATGGAAGTGTAGCACTTTCTTCAGGGTTGTCCCGTACGGAGGCCCATCGTTTCTATGAAGAAAAAATGGATTATGACAAAGTAAGTTATGTATTCCGAAAGACTTGGGGCAGCACATGA
- a CDS encoding VOC family protein, whose product MHSPILNELNTTFVPVSDLKRAVKWYSKLLGKEYDLEKVTPPIYNLPMNQHTGVLLDSGLEYVIPSPNPLFNFHAEDIDEAYRYVHDLGYEIVRDMEKYDDIAFFNIKDPDGNIVMVCNG is encoded by the coding sequence TTGCATAGCCCGATCCTGAATGAGTTGAACACGACATTCGTACCAGTGAGTGATTTAAAAAGAGCTGTAAAATGGTATTCAAAGTTGTTAGGAAAAGAGTATGATTTGGAGAAAGTCACCCCACCCATCTACAACCTGCCTATGAATCAACATACCGGTGTACTCCTTGATAGCGGCCTTGAATATGTCATACCATCACCGAATCCACTATTCAACTTTCATGCTGAAGACATCGATGAAGCTTACCGTTACGTGCATGACCTCGGTTACGAGATTGTAAGAGATATGGAAAAATATGACGACATCGCTTTTTTCAATATCAAAGATCCGGATGGTAATATCGTGATGGTCTGCAATGGTTAA
- a CDS encoding MerR family transcriptional regulator → MYKISEFAELTGLSKETLRYYAEVGLLEPAYINPDNHYRYYDDGSFFLALLLGKLREFGFTIQEMISVMEDESFEHLEDLLLEKKKKIQEEIDSLNLRMGEIDEFLKSGKEDAE, encoded by the coding sequence ATGTACAAAATCAGCGAATTTGCAGAACTGACCGGGTTGAGTAAAGAAACTCTGCGTTACTATGCGGAAGTAGGATTACTGGAGCCGGCCTATATTAATCCGGATAATCATTACCGCTATTATGATGATGGGAGCTTCTTCCTGGCACTTTTGTTAGGGAAACTGCGGGAATTCGGTTTCACAATCCAAGAGATGATCTCGGTAATGGAAGACGAATCCTTCGAACATTTGGAAGATCTGCTGCTTGAAAAAAAGAAAAAGATTCAAGAAGAAATTGATAGTCTTAATTTACGAATGGGAGAAATTGATGAGTTTTTGAAATCAGGGAAGGAGGACGCAGAATGA
- a CDS encoding SRPBCC family protein, producing the protein MIHWEEEKIIETNIEQVWELFADRNIQRIMPKVEEHVLVEKSETEVGALHRQTYREGKRLETYTVETLAYEDSPEKKQKTIAFIIGKSFQVTASFTLEKVDENRTKLIYSGQNKGVNFVGKAMMKLANKKGNEKVVQEFLDRVDQEAKI; encoded by the coding sequence ATGATTCATTGGGAAGAGGAAAAAATCATAGAAACGAATATTGAACAGGTTTGGGAACTTTTTGCAGACCGGAACATTCAACGGATCATGCCGAAAGTTGAGGAACATGTACTGGTTGAAAAGAGTGAGACCGAAGTCGGTGCATTACACAGACAAACGTACCGGGAGGGAAAACGGCTTGAAACGTATACAGTGGAAACACTTGCCTATGAAGACTCACCCGAAAAGAAACAAAAAACAATCGCCTTCATCATTGGGAAATCTTTCCAAGTCACAGCTTCATTCACTTTAGAAAAAGTAGATGAAAACCGCACGAAGTTGATTTATTCCGGTCAAAACAAAGGTGTGAATTTTGTAGGGAAAGCGATGATGAAGCTTGCGAATAAAAAAGGCAATGAAAAAGTGGTCCAGGAATTTCTGGATCGTGTCGATCAGGAAGCTAAAATATAA
- the guaC gene encoding GMP reductase gives MENVFDYEDIQLIPAKCVVSSRSQCDPSVTLGGHTFKLPVVPANMQTIIDESIAIDLAENGYFYVMHRFHPETRQQFIEKMKARQLISSISVGVKTEEYDFIHQLAEKDLKPEFITIDIAHGHSQAVIEMVQHIKKSLPETFVIAGNVGTPEAVRELENAGADATKVGIGPGKVCITKIKTGFGTGGWQLAALRWCAKAATKPIIADGGIRTHGDVAKSIRFGASMVMIGSLFAGHEESPGETVEKEGKLVKEYFGSASEFQKGEKKNVEGKKMYVEHKGSLKDTLSEMEQDLQSAISYAGGAELDAIRHVDYVVVKNSIFNGDKVY, from the coding sequence ATGGAAAATGTATTTGATTACGAAGATATACAGTTAATTCCTGCAAAATGTGTCGTTAGCAGCCGGTCTCAGTGTGATCCGTCTGTCACTTTAGGTGGGCACACATTTAAACTTCCAGTTGTTCCAGCTAATATGCAAACCATTATTGATGAGTCAATTGCCATAGACCTTGCCGAAAACGGTTATTTCTATGTAATGCATCGTTTTCACCCGGAAACACGCCAGCAATTTATTGAGAAAATGAAAGCACGTCAATTAATATCCTCGATCAGTGTCGGGGTCAAAACGGAAGAATACGATTTCATTCATCAGCTTGCCGAGAAAGATTTAAAGCCTGAATTCATCACAATAGATATTGCTCACGGACACTCGCAGGCGGTAATTGAAATGGTCCAGCATATCAAAAAATCCCTGCCGGAAACATTCGTTATCGCTGGAAATGTCGGCACACCTGAAGCTGTACGTGAATTGGAAAATGCCGGAGCAGACGCTACGAAAGTAGGAATCGGTCCAGGTAAAGTATGCATCACGAAAATCAAAACAGGTTTCGGGACGGGGGGCTGGCAGCTAGCCGCTCTACGCTGGTGTGCGAAGGCAGCAACCAAGCCGATAATTGCCGATGGTGGCATCCGAACCCATGGTGATGTAGCGAAATCGATTCGTTTCGGCGCATCAATGGTTATGATTGGATCCCTCTTTGCCGGTCACGAAGAATCCCCAGGGGAAACCGTTGAAAAAGAAGGTAAGTTAGTTAAAGAATATTTCGGCTCTGCTTCTGAATTTCAAAAAGGTGAAAAGAAGAATGTAGAAGGTAAGAAAATGTATGTCGAACACAAAGGCTCCTTGAAAGATACCTTGAGCGAAATGGAGCAAGATTTGCAGTCAGCTATCAGTTATGCAGGCGGCGCTGAGCTTGATGCCATTCGTCACGTAGACTATGTAGTCGTAAAGAATTCCATATTCAATGGGGACAAAGTTTACTAA
- a CDS encoding GNAT family N-acetyltransferase, producing MFLHKIDEDLSLKLPEEKDAATLFTLTDNSRLTLREWLPWVDGTKTLEDTKSFINFGRKGFSENKSLTALILFKEEIAGTAGFNELDHTNNVAKIGYWLGAEFQGKGIMTRTVTALVEYAISEMEMNRVEIRAAEENEKSRAIPERLGFTEEGRIRQGEWLYDHYVDHIVYGMLASEWKEQK from the coding sequence ATGTTTCTACATAAAATTGATGAGGATTTGTCTTTGAAGCTGCCAGAAGAAAAAGATGCTGCAACTCTTTTTACATTGACAGACAACTCACGATTAACCTTAAGGGAATGGCTGCCATGGGTGGATGGTACGAAAACTCTGGAGGATACAAAGTCTTTCATTAATTTTGGCAGGAAGGGATTTTCCGAAAACAAAAGTTTGACTGCATTGATTCTTTTTAAGGAAGAAATAGCAGGGACCGCAGGCTTTAACGAACTTGATCATACGAACAATGTTGCTAAAATCGGCTATTGGCTGGGGGCGGAATTTCAAGGGAAAGGGATTATGACACGTACAGTTACAGCGTTAGTGGAGTATGCTATTTCAGAGATGGAGATGAACCGTGTGGAAATACGAGCTGCAGAGGAGAACGAAAAAAGTCGTGCTATTCCAGAACGTCTCGGTTTCACAGAGGAAGGGCGGATTAGACAAGGTGAATGGTTGTACGATCATTATGTCGATCATATCGTGTACGGAATGTTAGCTTCTGAATGGAAAGAACAAAAGTGA
- a CDS encoding FusB/FusC family EF-G-binding protein, producing the protein MNAFIRVDQYHFIKDQAHNLLNGHMTSNDSSVTQALKSITYEKVLALFTELTNEQDQLISQVQQVHDETDAILYFSRLKQYVVPFPELTEDHIKELFPKIKKLNVPSLVDIAWSETSYISWNDPGANRKYIVTYIDGKLEGIIGHYHPSRQKSICTICHDYEKVGLFTSTIGGSLNEGTISRGNYICHDSNKCNQNLKSKNNLKKFVQHMQG; encoded by the coding sequence ATGAATGCATTCATCCGTGTGGATCAATATCATTTTATAAAAGATCAAGCTCATAACCTGTTGAATGGACACATGACGTCAAACGACTCTTCCGTGACGCAAGCTTTGAAGTCGATTACCTACGAAAAAGTTCTCGCCCTTTTCACAGAGCTTACTAATGAACAAGATCAGCTCATCTCCCAGGTTCAACAAGTGCATGATGAAACAGACGCTATCCTCTATTTTTCACGATTAAAACAATATGTAGTTCCATTTCCTGAATTAACTGAAGACCATATAAAAGAACTTTTCCCCAAAATAAAAAAACTCAACGTCCCTTCCCTTGTTGACATAGCTTGGTCTGAAACCTCTTACATCAGCTGGAATGACCCTGGTGCCAATCGTAAATACATTGTGACTTATATCGATGGTAAACTTGAAGGTATCATCGGTCACTATCACCCATCGCGGCAGAAAAGCATTTGCACGATTTGTCATGATTACGAAAAAGTCGGTTTGTTCACTTCTACCATTGGTGGCAGCTTAAACGAAGGAACTATCTCTCGAGGTAACTATATATGCCATGACAGCAATAAGTGTAATCAGAACCTGAAGTCAAAAAACAACCTTAAAAAATTCGTCCAGCACATGCAGGGATAA
- a CDS encoding NUDIX hydrolase, whose product MDYVSELRRLVGHRPLILPGAVVIIVNENGEILLQHRTDGGWGLPGGLMELGESLEQTARREVSEETGLRIGSLQLLDIFSGEDYHLKVDNGDELYSVTAVYMTKEIDGELSPDPKESIGLSFFPADRLPSNLKKEYQDYIAPYLDLQRSEQ is encoded by the coding sequence ATGGATTATGTTAGTGAATTAAGAAGGCTCGTTGGCCACCGTCCTTTAATATTGCCTGGCGCTGTCGTTATCATAGTCAATGAAAACGGTGAAATTCTATTGCAACATCGTACTGATGGCGGGTGGGGACTGCCGGGTGGTCTTATGGAGCTTGGTGAGAGTCTGGAACAAACGGCAAGAAGAGAAGTATCAGAAGAAACAGGTCTCAGGATAGGTTCTTTGCAGCTGCTTGATATATTTTCGGGCGAAGATTACCACTTAAAAGTGGATAATGGTGATGAATTATACTCTGTTACAGCGGTATATATGACAAAAGAAATTGACGGGGAGCTTTCCCCAGACCCCAAAGAATCTATTGGACTATCATTTTTCCCTGCTGACCGGCTCCCTTCCAATTTGAAGAAGGAGTATCAAGATTACATAGCCCCTTACCTTGACCTTCAGAGGTCGGAACAATGA
- a CDS encoding DUF421 domain-containing protein → MSYLEVLSRGLVLFSTLYFLARVLNKKLISQMTFFDFVAGITLGSMTATLTFSVNVSLGKGVFGLILFALLVLIIDVLCLKNFHLRKVFNSEPTVLMDNGKVLENGMKKVRFTVDELLIQLRKKNVFHFSDVESAVLETDGSVSVLKKAGRQTITQQDLNIIKKTAGLPQIVMIEGNVLPYSLKSMGKDESWLKNQLKQRGISDLTDVIVAQLSATDELYIDTKKDRIDFSSDE, encoded by the coding sequence ATGAGTTACTTAGAAGTTTTAAGCCGAGGCTTAGTTTTATTCAGTACGTTATATTTTTTGGCGCGAGTATTAAATAAGAAATTGATTTCCCAAATGACGTTTTTTGATTTTGTGGCTGGAATCACTCTTGGTTCGATGACGGCTACCCTGACATTTTCAGTGAATGTATCTCTGGGAAAAGGAGTTTTCGGGCTTATTCTTTTTGCCCTTCTTGTGCTCATCATAGATGTTTTGTGTTTGAAAAATTTTCATCTGAGAAAGGTCTTCAATAGTGAGCCGACCGTTTTAATGGACAATGGAAAAGTTTTAGAAAACGGCATGAAAAAAGTGCGGTTTACTGTCGATGAATTGCTGATTCAATTGAGGAAGAAAAATGTCTTTCATTTTTCTGATGTGGAGAGTGCAGTGTTGGAGACGGATGGTTCGGTGAGTGTCCTGAAGAAGGCGGGCCGACAGACTATCACTCAACAGGACTTGAATATAATCAAAAAAACCGCGGGTCTACCTCAAATTGTGATGATAGAAGGGAACGTTCTCCCGTATAGTCTCAAGTCTATGGGAAAAGATGAGTCATGGCTGAAGAATCAATTGAAGCAGCGCGGGATAAGTGATTTGACAGACGTCATTGTAGCACAATTGTCTGCGACTGATGAATTATACATCGATACCAAAAAGGATAGGATTGATTTTTCGTCTGACGAATAA
- a CDS encoding manganese catalase family protein yields the protein MFFHVKELQYNAKPSKPDPVYAKKLQEILGGQYGEMSVMMQYLFQGWNCRGNEKYRDMLLDIGTEEIAHVEMIATMIAQLLDGAPVNDQEDAAMDPAIGAVLGGMNPQHAIVNGLGAQPNDSAGYPWNARYTIASGNLLADFRANLNAETQGRLQVVRLYEMTTDPGVRDMLSFLIARDKMHQNQWMAAIEELEESQGAVVPSSFSPEHEISDVAYSFMNFSQGEESKTGRWARGSSMDGKAHFNYVQQPEANGQKPQLNPSPPYMHGTPPISDGGPAEMNH from the coding sequence CTGTTCTTCCATGTAAAAGAACTTCAGTACAATGCGAAGCCTTCAAAACCCGATCCTGTGTATGCAAAGAAACTACAAGAAATCCTCGGGGGACAGTATGGGGAAATGTCAGTTATGATGCAGTACCTTTTTCAGGGCTGGAACTGTCGTGGAAATGAAAAATATCGCGATATGCTGTTGGACATTGGGACCGAAGAGATTGCCCATGTTGAAATGATTGCGACAATGATTGCGCAATTATTAGATGGTGCCCCTGTAAATGATCAGGAAGATGCGGCCATGGACCCTGCAATCGGTGCTGTTCTAGGGGGGATGAACCCACAGCATGCCATTGTTAATGGACTGGGTGCGCAGCCTAATGATAGTGCTGGCTACCCGTGGAATGCCCGTTACACAATTGCGAGTGGCAACTTACTTGCTGATTTCCGAGCGAATTTGAATGCAGAAACTCAAGGCAGGCTCCAGGTTGTCCGTCTATATGAAATGACCACAGATCCCGGCGTGAGAGATATGCTTTCTTTTCTTATTGCAAGAGATAAGATGCATCAGAATCAATGGATGGCAGCAATCGAGGAACTTGAAGAGAGTCAAGGTGCAGTTGTCCCTTCAAGCTTTAGTCCTGAACATGAAATTTCAGATGTAGCCTACTCGTTTATGAATTTCTCTCAGGGAGAAGAAAGCAAGACAGGTAGATGGGCACGTGGATCTTCTATGGATGGGAAAGCGCATTTCAATTATGTCCAGCAGCCTGAAGCTAACGGGCAGAAACCACAGCTGAATCCATCACCACCATATATGCATGGCACGCCGCCCATCAGTGACGGTGGACCTGCTGAAATGAATCACTAA
- a CDS encoding DUF3231 family protein: MGIMSGSQQKEPLHYGEVFSLWSYLSVSKGAHARYQTFYNHAGDQELKRLLEELARGIEQETKEVAEILKANGVVLPPSPPERSVADVEDIPVGARLNDPEISAIISSDIAQGLVACSQAMGGALREDIAILFGQFHMNKAQAGAKVLRLNKEKGWVVLPPMHKSKKD; the protein is encoded by the coding sequence ATGGGTATTATGTCTGGAAGTCAACAAAAAGAACCATTACACTACGGTGAAGTCTTTAGCTTATGGAGTTATTTAAGTGTTTCCAAAGGCGCACATGCACGTTACCAAACGTTTTATAATCATGCTGGGGATCAGGAGTTGAAACGTCTCCTTGAAGAATTAGCTCGTGGGATTGAACAGGAAACAAAAGAAGTAGCAGAAATCCTAAAAGCTAATGGTGTGGTATTACCGCCTTCTCCTCCAGAGCGTTCTGTAGCTGATGTAGAGGATATTCCTGTAGGAGCTCGTTTGAATGATCCGGAGATCAGTGCCATTATTTCCAGTGATATAGCTCAAGGCTTAGTCGCCTGCAGCCAGGCAATGGGCGGAGCGCTCCGTGAAGATATCGCTATCCTATTCGGGCAGTTCCATATGAACAAAGCTCAAGCAGGGGCCAAAGTTTTGCGTCTGAATAAGGAAAAAGGCTGGGTTGTTTTACCTCCAATGCACAAATCCAAAAAAGATTGA
- a CDS encoding DUF3243 domain-containing protein, which produces MSTHDPKNFAAQLSEDKKDDILNSFSSFKDYLGDKVHKGEKLGLGEEGLTKGAKRVGDYLADHEEPRNREEKVLNELWNVANEEERKHIAHVLVKLTDETNK; this is translated from the coding sequence ATGAGTACTCACGATCCAAAGAACTTTGCCGCTCAATTGAGCGAAGATAAAAAAGACGATATTCTTAACAGTTTTTCATCATTCAAAGATTATCTGGGTGACAAAGTCCATAAAGGGGAAAAACTCGGTTTAGGAGAAGAAGGTTTAACTAAAGGCGCCAAGCGAGTCGGCGACTATCTGGCCGATCATGAGGAACCTCGAAACCGTGAGGAAAAAGTTCTCAATGAACTGTGGAACGTTGCTAATGAAGAAGAGCGCAAGCACATTGCTCATGTTCTGGTTAAATTGACAGACGAAACCAATAAATAA
- a CDS encoding DUF5694 domain-containing protein → MPKPQVMIVGTFHMRHTTDLVAPDAGSVFSAAKQREIKKVIDSLEQFKPNRIAVEVIKEDNQILNEEYQKYIHEDLEAEVNEVHQIGFPLAKLLGHSEVYAVDWMGTVGNRGIGNVLKWAEFNQPDLYEYIEEAYLSKEKTELKDKRIDRHVYDCNREESVKKEHELNLAIARIGKDKEYIGIDWVRWWYQRNLIIYSNIAEITKQPTDRTLMIVGHAHVHILSQLLKESGCFDVFPATDYLQKT, encoded by the coding sequence ATGCCAAAGCCGCAAGTAATGATTGTAGGGACATTTCATATGAGGCACACCACGGATTTAGTAGCTCCGGATGCAGGAAGTGTATTTTCGGCTGCAAAACAAAGAGAAATCAAAAAGGTCATCGATTCGCTCGAACAATTCAAACCGAATCGTATCGCTGTTGAAGTCATCAAAGAAGATAATCAAATACTGAATGAAGAATATCAAAAGTACATACATGAGGATCTGGAAGCTGAAGTTAATGAAGTGCATCAGATCGGTTTTCCATTGGCTAAGCTGCTTGGGCACTCTGAAGTTTATGCTGTGGATTGGATGGGCACAGTAGGAAATAGAGGAATAGGAAATGTACTTAAATGGGCTGAATTCAATCAACCGGATTTATATGAATACATAGAAGAAGCCTATCTATCAAAGGAGAAAACTGAACTAAAGGATAAGAGAATCGATCGTCACGTATATGATTGTAATAGAGAGGAGAGTGTGAAAAAGGAACATGAGTTGAATTTGGCTATCGCCAGAATCGGTAAGGACAAAGAATATATAGGGATCGACTGGGTAAGATGGTGGTATCAAAGGAATTTAATCATATATTCGAATATAGCAGAGATAACAAAACAACCAACAGATCGTACATTGATGATTGTCGGCCATGCGCATGTTCATATATTATCGCAACTTTTGAAGGAAAGCGGATGCTTTGATGTTTTCCCAGCTACCGATTATTTACAAAAAACATAA